In one Pseudomonas sp. MM211 genomic region, the following are encoded:
- a CDS encoding PAAR domain-containing protein, whose translation MSTILVNGLPIAFLGSSTSHGGTIITGSGDVLVGNQHVPAPFTPPIPLPGVFSCQLQLSASNGQPYSCLPYRVTLEDGSIQKGITDTSGTTQTIRTLTQMAIASVHLLPPALTTNCCDRHAPTQSNGLSIPLHGVQTAASAEAKVPPLSVSKSDNFRVLTSGELAMAQSLFKDSVDYTKIKIHSEEYLPFGLQPDNTAMTPNGEMYFNPDYYKDDFSLLPHDRHWFMHEMVHVWQYQLGYWVKLHGLLLHPGKLWGLLGDPYQYELKPGDKLQDFNMEQQGDVIADYYCWSTGNSTRSASGRRVTSIDIYKRVLSDFLSNPNDRKLLP comes from the coding sequence ATGAGCACTATTCTGGTCAACGGATTACCCATCGCTTTTCTCGGCAGCTCGACCAGCCATGGCGGCACAATTATTACGGGATCTGGAGATGTACTGGTTGGTAATCAGCACGTCCCTGCCCCCTTTACTCCCCCTATCCCCCTGCCTGGAGTCTTTAGCTGCCAGTTGCAACTCTCTGCCTCTAATGGCCAACCCTATTCATGCCTACCTTATAGGGTGACCCTAGAAGATGGTTCGATTCAGAAAGGGATTACCGATACATCTGGCACGACCCAAACGATACGAACACTCACGCAAATGGCCATAGCCAGTGTGCACCTGCTGCCACCGGCACTCACTACGAACTGCTGCGATCGGCATGCCCCCACCCAATCGAATGGATTATCAATTCCTCTACATGGCGTGCAAACCGCAGCAAGTGCAGAAGCGAAAGTACCGCCTTTATCAGTGAGCAAAAGCGACAATTTTCGGGTGCTGACCAGTGGCGAGCTAGCCATGGCGCAAAGCCTGTTCAAAGACTCGGTCGATTACACCAAGATCAAGATCCACAGTGAGGAATACCTACCTTTCGGGCTACAGCCAGACAATACTGCGATGACCCCGAATGGCGAGATGTATTTCAACCCCGACTACTATAAAGACGACTTCTCCCTTCTTCCTCATGACCGACATTGGTTCATGCACGAGATGGTGCATGTATGGCAGTACCAACTGGGGTATTGGGTGAAACTACATGGTCTTCTGCTGCACCCTGGCAAACTTTGGGGGCTTCTGGGTGACCCTTATCAGTACGAACTGAAGCCGGGCGATAAACTGCAAGATTTCAATATGGAACAGCAAGGCGATGTCATCGCCGATTACTATTGCTGGTCGACCGGTAACTCCACGAGGAGCGCCAGCGGTCGCCGAGTAACCAGCATAGATATTTACAAGAGAGTCCTTAGCGATTTCCTGAGCAATCCAAATGACCGCAAATTGCTACCGTAG
- a CDS encoding TraX family protein yields the protein MPPAPLAQPMPFGRDAALDLIKWLALLTMLIDHLRHVWPSLYFLYVPGRLAFPLFCLAIAANVARPRVGDSSAVSLSYLGWLLLFSLLSEWPYRLLVPTAESLNVLPTLVLGLLIANAVQRPQPQACWLGGAALFIAAFGHEWLMFGAFGAVLPAAFLLALRKPYGAWLLPMLCCLAANYWAPFYRDAARGDPFAWSVLAICLFAPLLGLLLLRTRPPFPVPPVRRWAYLFYPGHFLALVALRFI from the coding sequence ATGCCTCCAGCACCACTTGCTCAGCCAATGCCTTTCGGCCGTGACGCGGCCCTTGATCTGATCAAATGGCTGGCGCTGCTGACCATGCTGATCGATCACCTGCGCCATGTCTGGCCCTCCCTGTATTTCCTCTACGTACCTGGCCGCCTGGCCTTTCCGCTGTTCTGTCTGGCCATCGCCGCCAACGTCGCACGGCCGAGAGTGGGCGATTCCAGTGCTGTCTCGCTGAGTTATCTCGGCTGGTTGCTACTGTTCTCGCTGCTCTCCGAGTGGCCTTATCGGCTGCTGGTGCCCACGGCGGAATCGCTCAACGTGCTGCCGACCCTGGTGCTCGGCCTGCTCATCGCCAACGCTGTGCAGCGCCCGCAGCCCCAGGCCTGCTGGTTGGGTGGGGCTGCGCTTTTTATCGCTGCGTTCGGCCATGAGTGGCTGATGTTCGGCGCTTTCGGCGCGGTCTTGCCGGCGGCGTTCCTGCTGGCGCTGCGCAAGCCTTATGGCGCTTGGCTGCTGCCGATGTTGTGCTGCCTGGCGGCCAACTATTGGGCGCCTTTCTATCGCGACGCCGCTCGGGGCGACCCGTTCGCCTGGAGCGTGCTCGCCATCTGCCTGTTCGCCCCGCTGCTCGGCCTGCTGCTGTTGCGCACCCGTCCGCCATTCCCGGTACCGCCGGTACGACGCTGGGCCTATCTGTTCTATCCCGGGCACTTTCTCGCGCTGGTCGCACTGCGCTTCATCTGA
- a CDS encoding threonine aldolase family protein translates to MPDNSQQFASDNYSGICPEAWEAMAEANQGHQRAYGDDEWTARAADHFRSLFETDCDVFFAFNGTAANSLALSALCQSYHSVICSETAHVETDECGAPEFFSNGSKLLTAHTEQGKLTPASIREIALKRKDIHYPKPRVVTLTQATEVGTVYSPAEIQAISQTCEELGLHLHMDGARFSNACAFLGCSPAELTWKAGVDVLCFGGTKNGMAVGEAILFFNRELAEDFDYRCKQAGQLASKMRYLSAPWVGILQNDAWLRYANHANHCAQLLARLVEDVPGVSLMFPVEANGVFLQMSEPAIAALTDRGWRFYTFIGAGGARFMCSWDTEEARVRQLAADIREVMSA, encoded by the coding sequence ATGCCCGACAATTCCCAGCAATTCGCCAGCGACAACTACTCGGGCATCTGCCCCGAGGCCTGGGAAGCCATGGCAGAAGCCAATCAAGGCCACCAGCGCGCCTACGGTGACGACGAATGGACGGCCCGCGCCGCCGACCACTTCCGCAGCCTGTTCGAAACCGACTGCGACGTGTTCTTCGCCTTCAACGGCACCGCCGCCAACTCCCTGGCCCTCTCCGCGCTGTGCCAGAGCTACCACAGCGTGATCTGCTCAGAGACCGCCCACGTCGAGACCGACGAATGCGGCGCGCCGGAATTCTTCTCCAACGGCTCCAAGCTGCTCACCGCCCACACCGAGCAGGGCAAGCTGACGCCCGCGTCGATCCGCGAGATAGCCCTAAAACGCAAGGACATCCACTACCCCAAACCCCGCGTAGTGACCCTGACCCAGGCCACCGAAGTCGGTACCGTTTACAGCCCCGCAGAAATCCAGGCGATCAGCCAGACCTGCGAGGAGCTCGGCCTGCACCTGCACATGGACGGCGCGCGCTTCTCCAACGCCTGCGCCTTCCTCGGCTGCAGCCCGGCGGAGCTGACCTGGAAAGCCGGTGTCGACGTACTCTGCTTCGGCGGCACCAAGAACGGCATGGCAGTCGGCGAAGCGATCCTGTTCTTCAACCGCGAGCTGGCCGAAGACTTCGACTACCGCTGCAAGCAGGCCGGGCAACTGGCCTCGAAGATGCGCTACCTGTCGGCGCCCTGGGTCGGCATCCTGCAGAACGACGCCTGGCTGCGCTACGCCAACCACGCCAATCACTGCGCACAACTGCTCGCCAGGCTGGTGGAAGACGTGCCCGGTGTCAGCCTGATGTTCCCGGTGGAAGCCAACGGCGTGTTCCTGCAGATGTCCGAACCCGCCATTGCCGCCCTGACCGACCGTGGCTGGCGCTTCTACACCTTCATCGGCGCCGGTGGCGCACGTTTCATGTGTTCCTGGGACACCGAAGAAGCCCGCGTCCGCCAGTTGGCAGCGGATATCCGCGAAGTGATGAGCGCCTAA